In Hippoglossus stenolepis isolate QCI-W04-F060 chromosome 5, HSTE1.2, whole genome shotgun sequence, one genomic interval encodes:
- the amfra gene encoding autocrine motility factor receptor a isoform X2, with protein sequence MPLWFLERFPWPSLQTYTALSAALLTGTVLSVCSSGSRPQSSPEEESSPPGLSSRDSRVLRGGGQELDSGFGDMAADVLMFLRTDSVLVWQLKDKFWNFIFYKFIFVFGVLNVQTVDEVVMWWLWFSVLVFLHLLVQLCRDRFEYLSFSPATPLSSHARVLLLLVLLMLSCGALASLCARGRHAAGFMAAECMLVTVRTAHVMFRYSIHLWDVNQEGGWENKSSYVYYTDLLMELLLLGLDLLHHIHMLIFSNIWLSMASLVIFMQLRSLVQEVQKRIRRHHNYLRVLRNMETRFPVASADEVAAGNDDCAICWDVMSSARKLPCGHLFHSSCLRSWLEQDTSCPTCRMSLDIGEGGEVPVETREAVPDNMAAGAGGDTRPHLNQLNHFFHFDGSRIASWLPSFSVEVMATTNFLGIAPTTPSQINAMGQQIQEMFPHVPVQLILHDLEITGSLEVTTDNILEGRVQAAALPLVMEHPLIQVTPPPEDDGGGSGESEQDDESESLEDEEEEGEAAEREEDVEDEEKKELRFCPSAEERQQLLLQRKEELLQRARRKYSVHQSNDFVTRNIGSNTGNTGSSSSDPVNLQQAAATCDFSQ encoded by the exons ATGCCTCTCTGGTTCCTGGAGCGGTTCCCCTGGCCCAGTCTGCAGACCTACACGGCGCTGAGTGCTGCCTTGCTCACCGGCACCGTCCTCTCCGTCTGCTCCTCCGGCTCCCGCCCTCAGTCCAGCccggaggaggagagcagcccCCCGGGGCTCAGCTCCAGGGACAGCCGCGTCCTCAGGGGCGGGGGACAGGAGCTGGACTCGGGCTTTGGAGACATGGCTGCAGATGTGCTGATGTTCCTGCGGACAGACAGTGTCCTGGTCTGG CAACTGAAGGACAAGTTCTGGAACTTCATCTTTTACAAGTTCATCTTCGTGTTCGGCGTCCTGAACGTCCAGACGGTGGACGAGGTGGTGATGTGGTGGCTCTGGTTCTCGGTCCTGgtcttcctccatctcctggtgcagctctgcagggacCGATTTGAATAT ctgtccTTCTCTCCAGCCACCCCCCTGTCCAGTCATGCTcgggtgctgctgctgctcgtcctGCTCATGTTGAGCTGCGGGGCTCTGGCCTCGCTGTGCGCTCGGGGCCGACACGCCGCTGGCTTCATGGCAGCGGAG TGCATGTTGGTGACTGTCAGGACGGCACACGTCATGTTTCG CTACTCAATCCACCTGTGGGACGTGAACCAGGAGGGCGGCTGGGAGAACAAGTCCTCCTACGTGTACTACACCGACCTGCTGATGGAGCTGCTCTTACTGGGCCTCGACCTGCTGCATCACATCCACATGCTG ATCTTCAGTAACATCTGGTTGTCTATGGCGAGTCTGGTCATCTTCATGCAGCTCCGCTCCCTCGTTCAGGAGGTTCAGAAGAGAATCCGCCGCCACCACAACTACCTGCGGGTGCTGCGCAACATGGAGACCAG GTTTCCTGTGGCGTCTGCAGACGAAGTGGCGGCCGGTAACGACGACTGCGCCATCTGCTGGGACGTAATGAGTTCAGCTCGGAAATTGCCCTGCGGCCACCTCTTCCACAG CTCATGTCTGCGCTCGTGGCTGGAGCAGGACACATCGTGTCCAACATGTCGGATGTCCCTGGACATTGGCGAAGGAGGTGAAGTTCCTGTGGAGACCAGAGAGGCCGTCCcagacaacatggctgctggaGCCGGAGGCGACACTCGGCCGCACCTCAACCAGCTCAACCACTTCTTTCACTTTGACG GGTCTCGTATCGCCAGCTGGCTGCCCAGTTTCTCTGTGGAGGTCATGGCCACAACCAACTTTCTGGGCATCGCACCGACCACCCCGTCTCAGATCAACGCCATG ggtcAGCAGATCCAGGAGATGTTCCCTCATGTTCCCGTCCAGCTCATCCTGCACGACCTGGAGATCACTGGATCACTGGAGGTCACCACGGACAATATCCTGGAGGGACGAGTCCAGGCCGCCGCCCTGCCGCTG GTTATGGAGCACCCGCTCATACAGGTGACTCCTCCCCCTGAAGACGACGGCGGAGGCAGCGGCGAGTCGGAGCAGGACGACGAGAGTGAGAGCctggaggacgaggaagaagagggtgaggctgcagagagagaggaggacgtggaggatgaggagaagaaggagttACGGTTTTGTCCGTCGGCCGAGGAGcgacagcagctgctgctgcagaggaaggaggagctgctgcagcgagCACGAAG GAAATATTCTGTACATCAGTCAAACGACTTTGTGACCAGGAACATCGGGtccaacacaggaaacacaggctCCTCGAGCTCCGACCCTGTGAACCTGCAACAGGCAGCAGCAACGTGTGACTTCAGCCAATGA
- the amfra gene encoding autocrine motility factor receptor a isoform X1, translating to MPLWFLERFPWPSLQTYTALSAALLTGTVLSVCSSGSRPQSSPEEESSPPGLSSRDSRVLRGGGQELDSGFGDMAADVLMFLRTDSVLVWVVLNSACCVLLLVARLVQWVVFGPLRVSEKQQLKDKFWNFIFYKFIFVFGVLNVQTVDEVVMWWLWFSVLVFLHLLVQLCRDRFEYLSFSPATPLSSHARVLLLLVLLMLSCGALASLCARGRHAAGFMAAECMLVTVRTAHVMFRYSIHLWDVNQEGGWENKSSYVYYTDLLMELLLLGLDLLHHIHMLIFSNIWLSMASLVIFMQLRSLVQEVQKRIRRHHNYLRVLRNMETRFPVASADEVAAGNDDCAICWDVMSSARKLPCGHLFHSSCLRSWLEQDTSCPTCRMSLDIGEGGEVPVETREAVPDNMAAGAGGDTRPHLNQLNHFFHFDGSRIASWLPSFSVEVMATTNFLGIAPTTPSQINAMGQQIQEMFPHVPVQLILHDLEITGSLEVTTDNILEGRVQAAALPLVMEHPLIQVTPPPEDDGGGSGESEQDDESESLEDEEEEGEAAEREEDVEDEEKKELRFCPSAEERQQLLLQRKEELLQRARRKYSVHQSNDFVTRNIGSNTGNTGSSSSDPVNLQQAAATCDFSQ from the exons ATGCCTCTCTGGTTCCTGGAGCGGTTCCCCTGGCCCAGTCTGCAGACCTACACGGCGCTGAGTGCTGCCTTGCTCACCGGCACCGTCCTCTCCGTCTGCTCCTCCGGCTCCCGCCCTCAGTCCAGCccggaggaggagagcagcccCCCGGGGCTCAGCTCCAGGGACAGCCGCGTCCTCAGGGGCGGGGGACAGGAGCTGGACTCGGGCTTTGGAGACATGGCTGCAGATGTGCTGATGTTCCTGCGGACAGACAGTGTCCTGGTCTGG GTGGTGCTGAACTCTGCCTGCTGTGTCCTGCTGCTCGTTGCCAGGCTCGTCCAGTGGGTGGTGTTCGGGCCCCTGCGTGTCAGTGAGAAACAG CAACTGAAGGACAAGTTCTGGAACTTCATCTTTTACAAGTTCATCTTCGTGTTCGGCGTCCTGAACGTCCAGACGGTGGACGAGGTGGTGATGTGGTGGCTCTGGTTCTCGGTCCTGgtcttcctccatctcctggtgcagctctgcagggacCGATTTGAATAT ctgtccTTCTCTCCAGCCACCCCCCTGTCCAGTCATGCTcgggtgctgctgctgctcgtcctGCTCATGTTGAGCTGCGGGGCTCTGGCCTCGCTGTGCGCTCGGGGCCGACACGCCGCTGGCTTCATGGCAGCGGAG TGCATGTTGGTGACTGTCAGGACGGCACACGTCATGTTTCG CTACTCAATCCACCTGTGGGACGTGAACCAGGAGGGCGGCTGGGAGAACAAGTCCTCCTACGTGTACTACACCGACCTGCTGATGGAGCTGCTCTTACTGGGCCTCGACCTGCTGCATCACATCCACATGCTG ATCTTCAGTAACATCTGGTTGTCTATGGCGAGTCTGGTCATCTTCATGCAGCTCCGCTCCCTCGTTCAGGAGGTTCAGAAGAGAATCCGCCGCCACCACAACTACCTGCGGGTGCTGCGCAACATGGAGACCAG GTTTCCTGTGGCGTCTGCAGACGAAGTGGCGGCCGGTAACGACGACTGCGCCATCTGCTGGGACGTAATGAGTTCAGCTCGGAAATTGCCCTGCGGCCACCTCTTCCACAG CTCATGTCTGCGCTCGTGGCTGGAGCAGGACACATCGTGTCCAACATGTCGGATGTCCCTGGACATTGGCGAAGGAGGTGAAGTTCCTGTGGAGACCAGAGAGGCCGTCCcagacaacatggctgctggaGCCGGAGGCGACACTCGGCCGCACCTCAACCAGCTCAACCACTTCTTTCACTTTGACG GGTCTCGTATCGCCAGCTGGCTGCCCAGTTTCTCTGTGGAGGTCATGGCCACAACCAACTTTCTGGGCATCGCACCGACCACCCCGTCTCAGATCAACGCCATG ggtcAGCAGATCCAGGAGATGTTCCCTCATGTTCCCGTCCAGCTCATCCTGCACGACCTGGAGATCACTGGATCACTGGAGGTCACCACGGACAATATCCTGGAGGGACGAGTCCAGGCCGCCGCCCTGCCGCTG GTTATGGAGCACCCGCTCATACAGGTGACTCCTCCCCCTGAAGACGACGGCGGAGGCAGCGGCGAGTCGGAGCAGGACGACGAGAGTGAGAGCctggaggacgaggaagaagagggtgaggctgcagagagagaggaggacgtggaggatgaggagaagaaggagttACGGTTTTGTCCGTCGGCCGAGGAGcgacagcagctgctgctgcagaggaaggaggagctgctgcagcgagCACGAAG GAAATATTCTGTACATCAGTCAAACGACTTTGTGACCAGGAACATCGGGtccaacacaggaaacacaggctCCTCGAGCTCCGACCCTGTGAACCTGCAACAGGCAGCAGCAACGTGTGACTTCAGCCAATGA